The proteins below are encoded in one region of Pomacea canaliculata isolate SZHN2017 linkage group LG7, ASM307304v1, whole genome shotgun sequence:
- the LOC112568605 gene encoding uncharacterized protein LOC112568605: MMVFYLTSLLFLAIQGGVATECEGKDGVNLTCKFLEDINSTQTDFSVYFDPDNGSQETLVDCAWVNKKLDCIEQQGVKCLQPVSNYAVISVSPRFTNKTGSFTCKPDGYRLESIKPCRFIETKGSGQNASCEVQTAMVEDTLIVNCTFSMKIESFKIKMNTTDLAYFTKVDCQSSDVCRHQSGAREDFFTVKLDHPGKLYDEYSCHPENPAPQLKVRECSLSKNTHIESNTPLKKFLL, from the exons ATGATGGTCTTCTATTTGACATCGCTACTTTTTTTGGCGATACAAG GAGGTGTAGCGACAGAGTGCGAGGGAAAGGATGGAGTGAACTTAACTTGTAAATTTCTAGAAGATATAAACTCAACACAAACAGATTTTTCAGTGTATTTTGATCCCGACAATGGGTCTCAAG AGACGCTGGTTGACTGTGCGTGGGTAAACAAAAAGCTCGACTGTATCGAGCAGCAGGGAGTCAAATGCTTACAGCCTGTGTCAAACTATGCAGTAATTAGTGTATCCCCTcgatttacaaacaaaactggAAGTTTTACATGCAAACCTGATGGATACCGCCTTGAGAGCATCAAACCTTGTCGTTTTATTGAAACCAAAG GAAGTGGACAGAATGCATCATGTGAGGTCCAAACGGCAATGGTGGAAGACACTCTGATTGTAAATTGTACATTTTCCATGAAAATCGAAAGTTTTAAGATCAAGATGAATACAA CTGACCTCGCCTACTTTACAAAGGTAGATTGTCAAAGCTCAGATGTATGTCGCCATCAGTCTGGAGCTCGCGAAGATTTCTTTACTGTGAAATTGGATCATCCAGGGAAGCTGTACGATGAGTATAGTTGCCACCCAGAGAATCCTGCACCTCAGCTTAAAGTCAGAGAATGCAGTCTatctaaaaacacacacattgaaagTAATACTCcactaaaaaaatttcttttataa